One Eubalaena glacialis isolate mEubGla1 chromosome 11, mEubGla1.1.hap2.+ XY, whole genome shotgun sequence DNA segment encodes these proteins:
- the KLRB1 gene encoding killer cell lectin-like receptor subfamily B member 1: MDRQVIYADLNVSRNAGLESSSPPSLPQNVCQGPPWHKFALKLGCAGIILLALTVIGLSVSAIFLRQNSSTEKSSMDAQENRKETTERPVLLKCPTNWQLIRDKCLFFSDTYKPWNDSLAHCFTKESHLLLIQDQEELRLIQNQIDKGGIPFWIGLNFTLSEKNWKWINGSFLNTNILQITGDAEENSCVYLSMTQIFSENCATENKWICQKELKPVKNKVCSAT; the protein is encoded by the exons ATGGACAGACAGGTGATATATGCTGATTTAAATGTATCCAGGAATGCTGGCCTTGAAAGCTCATCACCTCCATCTCTTCCTCAGA ATGTTTGTCAGGGTCCACCTTGGCATAAATTTGCTCTGAAACTTGGTTGTGCTGGGATTATTCTTCTTGCCTTGACTGTGATTGGGTTGAGTGTTTCAG CGATATTCTTGAGACAAAACTCATCAACAGAAAAAAGCAGCATGGATGCTCAAGAGAACAGGAAGGAAACAACAG AGAGACCAGTTCTGTTAAAGTGCCCAACAAATTGGCAACTAATCCGAGATAAATGCTTGTTTTTTTCTGACACTTACAAACCTTGGAATGACAGTCTAGCCCACTGTTTCACAAAAGAATCCCATCTGCTGCTTATTCAAGATCAGGAAGAATTG AGACTCATACAAAACCAGATAGACAAAGGAGGAATTCCATTTTGGATTGGATTAAATTTTACATTATCAGAAAAGAACTGGAAGTGGATAAATGGATCCTTTTTAAATACTAATAT ATTACAAATTACTGGTGATGCTGAAGAAAACAGTTGTGTTTACCTCTCAATGACACAAATTTTTTCCGAGAACTGTGCTACAGAAAATAAATGGATCTGTCAAAAAGAACTAAAACCTGTCAAAAATAAAGTATGTTCTGCCACTTGA